Proteins encoded together in one Bifidobacteriaceae bacterium window:
- a CDS encoding choice-of-anchor M domain-containing protein — MTPLRNKLNALAATAIAAGLTLTGAIAGGTAALADTAGTISLGGVAFEDLNHNGLKDEGERGLSEAVVQFSHPTSGSIRNPSNPVFPLRVPIAADGTWQQDGLPTTAEGETYLATLVFLAGAPGLVPTINELRQTTEHMFQRNTASGLHVDLASDLEVDFPLAEPWEPEPEPEPEEPDAVTYLTVGHADVLYPEIDAVDGTKKLTLRAHGDLMGTVDYDDLVMVHPDASKLTLPEVYTPQADYSFIGLPGATVWQAGEGSGNGGAWIGAAVQSPSLTAAGVATDSAFSFRLDAVTGPGGSAAPGDLVMWMGSAISNGNTLFSTIKGLPTAWSLPMGVHSHFNWTYTAPGVYCLAFSVQADVPGAGRQIDRQLLTHVIGSQVDPATVEPCGRGMEFPARPERTVLAPSGTAPYVSSSGNTAFALDLTNGQLEATFNQEATWGDGPDTAWDVDDVIWHAAAGVVAPYWFTGNDSQERLSRSNTWDTAQVDAAELAGDITWEITAVNGPGDIIVAAEFEEWADQKFDTAQGVTSQTLWPEAKREWLDTRVTRPGKYCVTMKWTATAASGQPLVDEDVLTLVADGPLDPNGYHMNYELGIVGGDRIVYDGAVWRGAEHGAFDATCAQDPDSWTRASEVPLPGTGPGETEPDTPAWEVANWTETASGAKILNLGHVDVASLVTGGALDTKVKDTTLEGVANATSEGASWHDPDAVVFQLLPGAELAVPALQQYAFLGAEGSPIWQVSQTQNEALLWPGWSTEHIAAGALAGAVEWSLTGAEGPGDFFLYTAGTGFNTVDVRFNTADGVDGADSFSIPAASHVHGNWAFSAEGVYCLAFERSATLTGGTPVSDAFTLAVAVGRADPTAVDPANCVAAPLASAPAAPGAPAVAVNGSTVEVSWAAPADGGSPLTGYTVQLLGGDAPLTQDVPGNATAAVFTGVAPGTYTATVAAVNAVGASAASAPSLAATVVASGQPGDQPGDQPGDEPGDQPGDEPGDQPGDQPGDQPGDQPGDEPGDQPGDEPGDQPGDEPGDEPGDQPGDEPGDEPGDEPGDQPGDEPGDEPGDEPGDEPGDQPGDEPGDQPGEQPGDQPGDQPGDQPGEQPGDQPGEQPGDQPGDPPGDQPGDQHGDQPGDEPGDQPGD; from the coding sequence ATGACCCCACTCCGGAACAAGCTGAATGCTCTGGCCGCAACCGCAATCGCCGCTGGCTTGACGCTGACCGGCGCCATTGCGGGCGGCACCGCCGCCCTGGCTGATACCGCCGGCACCATATCGCTGGGAGGCGTCGCCTTCGAGGACCTCAACCACAATGGCCTCAAAGACGAGGGTGAACGCGGTTTGAGCGAGGCTGTGGTCCAGTTCTCTCACCCGACGAGCGGCAGCATACGCAACCCGAGCAATCCCGTGTTCCCGCTCAGGGTACCGATTGCCGCAGATGGCACCTGGCAACAGGACGGTTTACCCACGACAGCCGAGGGGGAAACCTACTTGGCGACGCTCGTGTTCCTCGCAGGGGCACCGGGTCTCGTCCCCACGATCAACGAACTGAGGCAAACCACCGAGCATATGTTCCAGCGGAACACGGCGTCCGGACTGCATGTCGATCTCGCGAGCGATCTGGAGGTGGATTTCCCCTTGGCGGAGCCGTGGGAGCCGGAGCCGGAGCCGGAACCGGAGGAGCCGGACGCGGTGACGTACTTGACGGTGGGTCACGCCGATGTGTTGTACCCGGAAATCGACGCAGTTGACGGCACCAAAAAGCTGACGCTGCGCGCCCACGGCGATTTGATGGGCACGGTCGATTACGACGATTTGGTGATGGTCCACCCTGACGCTTCGAAGCTGACGCTGCCGGAGGTTTACACCCCGCAGGCTGATTACTCGTTCATCGGGTTGCCGGGCGCGACGGTTTGGCAAGCGGGCGAGGGCAGCGGGAACGGCGGCGCGTGGATTGGCGCGGCCGTGCAGTCCCCCAGTCTGACCGCGGCCGGGGTGGCGACAGATAGTGCGTTCTCTTTCCGGTTGGATGCGGTCACCGGGCCGGGCGGGAGCGCCGCGCCGGGCGATCTAGTGATGTGGATGGGTTCCGCGATCTCAAACGGCAACACGCTGTTCAGCACTATCAAGGGATTGCCGACGGCGTGGTCGCTGCCGATGGGAGTCCACTCTCACTTCAACTGGACCTACACCGCGCCCGGGGTGTATTGCCTGGCGTTCAGCGTCCAGGCGGACGTGCCGGGCGCGGGCCGGCAAATCGACCGCCAGCTCCTGACCCATGTGATCGGCTCCCAAGTCGACCCGGCCACGGTGGAACCGTGCGGACGAGGGATGGAATTCCCGGCGCGCCCCGAGCGGACGGTACTGGCGCCAAGCGGCACCGCCCCTTATGTCAGTTCCTCGGGCAACACGGCGTTCGCGCTCGACCTCACCAATGGCCAACTGGAGGCGACGTTCAACCAAGAAGCCACCTGGGGGGACGGCCCGGACACCGCTTGGGATGTGGATGATGTCATCTGGCACGCCGCGGCCGGCGTGGTGGCCCCGTACTGGTTCACCGGCAACGACAGCCAGGAGCGCTTGAGCCGGAGCAACACCTGGGACACGGCGCAGGTGGACGCAGCCGAATTGGCGGGTGACATCACCTGGGAGATCACCGCCGTGAACGGGCCGGGGGATATTATCGTCGCCGCTGAATTCGAAGAGTGGGCGGACCAGAAGTTCGACACCGCCCAAGGCGTCACCAGCCAAACACTGTGGCCGGAGGCGAAACGCGAATGGCTGGATACGCGGGTGACCCGGCCAGGCAAATATTGCGTCACCATGAAATGGACCGCCACCGCGGCCTCCGGTCAGCCCTTGGTTGACGAGGACGTGTTGACCCTGGTGGCGGACGGCCCGCTGGACCCGAACGGCTACCACATGAACTACGAACTCGGCATTGTGGGCGGTGACCGCATCGTCTACGACGGCGCGGTCTGGCGCGGCGCCGAACACGGCGCCTTCGACGCCACCTGCGCCCAAGACCCGGACTCGTGGACCAGGGCGTCCGAGGTGCCGCTACCGGGCACTGGACCGGGCGAAACCGAACCGGATACCCCGGCTTGGGAGGTGGCGAACTGGACCGAGACGGCATCGGGCGCCAAAATCCTCAACCTGGGCCATGTGGACGTCGCCTCCCTGGTCACGGGCGGCGCCCTGGACACCAAGGTGAAGGACACCACGCTGGAGGGTGTGGCCAACGCCACCAGCGAGGGAGCCTCCTGGCACGACCCAGACGCGGTGGTCTTCCAACTACTGCCGGGCGCGGAACTAGCGGTACCAGCGCTGCAACAATATGCCTTCCTCGGGGCTGAGGGCAGCCCAATCTGGCAAGTCTCACAGACGCAGAACGAAGCCCTGCTCTGGCCTGGTTGGTCGACCGAACACATCGCGGCGGGCGCGTTGGCGGGCGCGGTGGAGTGGTCGTTGACCGGCGCAGAGGGGCCGGGTGACTTCTTCTTGTACACCGCTGGCACTGGTTTCAACACCGTCGACGTCCGGTTCAACACCGCCGATGGCGTGGACGGCGCCGACTCGTTCAGTATTCCGGCCGCGTCGCATGTCCACGGCAACTGGGCATTCAGCGCTGAGGGCGTCTACTGCCTGGCGTTCGAACGCTCGGCCACGCTGACGGGCGGAACACCTGTCAGCGATGCCTTCACCCTGGCGGTTGCCGTTGGCCGGGCCGACCCGACAGCAGTCGACCCGGCTAACTGCGTGGCGGCGCCACTGGCCTCCGCACCCGCGGCGCCCGGCGCCCCCGCCGTCGCAGTAAACGGTTCGACAGTCGAGGTCTCCTGGGCCGCGCCGGCCGATGGCGGCTCCCCGCTGACCGGCTACACGGTGCAGTTGCTGGGCGGCGACGCTCCGCTAACACAGGACGTGCCCGGCAATGCGACCGCGGCTGTGTTCACCGGGGTCGCCCCCGGCACCTATACCGCAACCGTGGCAGCCGTCAACGCCGTGGGCGCCTCCGCGGCATCGGCGCCATCCCTGGCGGCGACGGTTGTCGCCAGTGGTCAACCTGGCGATCAGCCTGGGGATCAACCCGGCGACGAGCCTGGGGATCAACCCGGCGACGAGCCCGGCGACCAGCCTGGGGATCAACCCGGCGACCAGCCTGGCGACCAGCCTGGGGATGAGCCTGGCGACCAGCCTGGGGATGAGCCTGGCGACCAGCCTGGGGATGAACCTGGCGACGAGCCTGGGGACCAACCCGGCGACGAGCCTGGCGACGAGCCTGGGGATGAACCTGGGGACCAACCCGGCGACGAGCCTGGCGACGA